The following proteins are co-located in the Proteiniborus sp. DW1 genome:
- the gmk gene encoding guanylate kinase, whose amino-acid sequence MGNGLLIVISGPSGVGKGTVCKRLLADNDRISLSVSATTRKARAGEIDKISYFFISKEEFEDMVKREEFLEYAYVHGNYYGTPKKYVLDKIENGQDVLLEIDIQGALKVKEIYPDGVFIFIMPPSMEELKKRIINRGTETEEAISKRLEAAYEEVEHVLKYDYVVLNDEIETAVKKIEAIIDAERCKVSRQLDIINKI is encoded by the coding sequence ATGGGAAATGGGTTGCTTATTGTAATTTCGGGTCCATCTGGTGTAGGCAAAGGGACTGTATGCAAACGCCTATTGGCTGATAATGACAGAATTAGCTTATCAGTTTCTGCTACAACAAGAAAGGCGAGAGCAGGTGAAATTGATAAAATAAGTTACTTTTTCATTAGTAAAGAAGAATTCGAAGATATGGTAAAAAGAGAAGAATTTCTTGAATATGCATATGTACATGGTAATTATTATGGTACTCCTAAAAAGTATGTCCTTGATAAAATTGAAAATGGACAGGATGTTTTGCTTGAGATTGATATACAAGGAGCACTTAAAGTAAAAGAAATATATCCAGATGGGGTCTTTATTTTCATAATGCCACCTTCAATGGAAGAATTAAAGAAGAGGATTATTAACAGAGGAACAGAGACAGAAGAAGCAATTTCAAAGAGATTAGAAGCTGCTTATGAAGAAGTTGAACATGTTCTTAAGTATGACTATGTGGTACTCAATGATGAAATTGAAACAGCAGTAAAAAAAATAGAAGCTATTATTGATGCTGAAAGATGTAAAGTTAGCAGACAGTTAGACATTATTAATAAGATTTAG
- a CDS encoding YicC/YloC family endoribonuclease: MSSLVKSMTGFGRGEMNDGLRNFTVEIRSVNHRYNDTLVKMPKHISYLEENVKKKIRNVISRGRVETYINLEYVGEGDIEVNVDLPLARSYKSAIDLLCDEIGLKRDISVELFARFPDILKTKKKEEDEDEIWLCLSKAVDMALTNLISMRVEEGLELSKNIKAKLLNIRDIVNQIENRAPLVVIEYKEKLWNRIKELLDEKYEIDESKLANEVAFYADKCSIDEEIVRLYSHINQFIDTLDSGDDSIGRKLDFLVQEMNREVNTIGSKVGDILVTNYVVELKSEMEKIREQIQNIE, translated from the coding sequence ATGAGTAGCTTGGTAAAGAGTATGACAGGATTTGGTAGAGGAGAAATGAATGATGGATTAAGGAATTTCACTGTAGAGATTAGATCTGTAAATCATAGGTATAATGATACTTTAGTGAAAATGCCCAAACATATTTCATATCTTGAAGAAAATGTAAAGAAGAAAATTCGAAATGTAATTAGTAGAGGAAGAGTGGAGACTTATATTAACCTAGAATATGTCGGAGAAGGAGATATTGAGGTAAATGTTGACTTACCTTTAGCTAGGTCTTATAAAAGTGCTATAGATTTACTATGTGATGAGATCGGATTAAAAAGAGATATTTCTGTAGAGCTATTTGCTAGATTTCCAGACATACTAAAAACAAAGAAAAAGGAAGAAGATGAAGATGAAATATGGCTATGTCTAAGTAAGGCAGTAGACATGGCTTTAACAAACTTGATTTCTATGAGAGTTGAGGAAGGTCTTGAGCTTTCTAAAAATATTAAAGCAAAACTCCTTAATATACGTGACATAGTTAATCAAATTGAAAACAGAGCACCTTTAGTAGTAATAGAATATAAGGAAAAGCTTTGGAATAGAATTAAAGAGCTGTTAGATGAGAAATATGAAATTGATGAAAGCAAACTAGCTAACGAAGTAGCTTTTTATGCTGATAAATGCAGTATTGACGAAGAAATAGTCAGACTATATAGTCATATAAATCAATTTATTGATACCTTGGACTCAGGAGATGATTCTATAGGTAGAAAGTTAGACTTTTTAGTTCAAGAGATGAACAGAGAAGTAAATACAATTGGTTCAAAAGTTGGAGATATTTTGGTCACTAATTATGTTGTTGAGCTAAAAAGTGAAATGGAAAAGATTAGAGAACAAATCCAAAACATTGAGTAA
- a CDS encoding DUF370 domain-containing protein: MSIKLINIGFGNIVSANRIIAVVSPESAPIKRIIQEARDRGMLIDATYGRRTRAVVITDSDHIILSAVQPETVAHRLNNKDTNEIE; this comes from the coding sequence ATGAGTATTAAGCTGATTAACATAGGTTTTGGTAATATAGTGTCTGCAAATAGGATTATAGCTGTAGTAAGTCCTGAATCGGCACCAATTAAAAGAATAATACAAGAAGCAAGGGATAGAGGAATGCTTATTGATGCTACTTACGGTAGAAGGACAAGAGCTGTAGTTATTACAGATAGTGATCATATTATTTTATCTGCAGTACAGCCAGAAACAGTTGCACATAGATTAAATAATAAAGATACCAATGAAATAGAATAA